A window of the Synchiropus splendidus isolate RoL2022-P1 chromosome 6, RoL_Sspl_1.0, whole genome shotgun sequence genome harbors these coding sequences:
- the LOC128760446 gene encoding sodium- and chloride-dependent neutral and basic amino acid transporter B(0+)-like yields the protein MDGVTSSQRTSFFRVANCFWAQISIQFLCFPLYRHQKPKDNAGDENPTRGNWTNKTEYLLSIIGYAIGLGNIWRFPFLAYKNGGGAFLIPYFLTLVFCGLPVFFLESSLGQFCSQGPINVWRAVPLLQGVGIAAVVLNTIIGIYYNTIVAYSLYYMIASFQFPLPWSTCSSLFSSNCSAPVEANQTEDLNSSHISDPFQTLTEQYWDNVALQRSDSLDDTGPVVWHLALCLLLSTVIAAASLFKGIKSSGKVVYVTTTLPYVVVLILLIRGVTLEGAQYGIDYYIGSKSNLSKLAEVEVWKDAAAQTFFSLSVGIGGAVTLASYSNFNNNVFSDALIVCFANHGTSVFAGFAIFSVIGHMAHVYNLPIEAVVSEGFGLAFIAYPDTLAKLPVSPLWSILFFFMLFSLGIDTVFTVLEVVITSLTDAFPEVLAPRRSLLCVGVCVLIYLLGLPCVTRAGIYWVTLLDNMTASWSLLVLVLLELIGIIYVYGVNHVIKDTEMMIGKKSCYFWLFWRTCWFVITPCVVLVIFCWSLISYEPLTYGTVEYPEWGLALGWCILAFILLWIPLVAFIKVQRAEGTLWKRLQSTCSPSEDWHPFLDIHRGDRYSADLCQREENTSQ from the exons ATGGATGGTGTTACTTCTTCTCAGAGAACCTCATTTTTCAGGGTTGCCAACTGTTTCTGGGCTCAGATATCTATTCAATTCCTGTGTTTCCCACTGTACCGACATCAGAAGCCCAAAGACAATGCCGGAGATGAGAATCCCACACGAGGGAACTGGACGAACAAGACAGAATACCTGCTCTCGATCATTGGATACGCCATCGGTCTGGGAAACATCTGGAGGTTTCCCTTTTTGGCTTACAAGAATGGTGGAG gcGCCTTCCTCATCCCCTACTTTCTGACACTAGTCTTCTGTGGACTTCCCGTGTTTTTCCTGGAGAGCTCTCTGGGTCAGTTCTGCAGCCAAGGTCCCATCAATGTGTGGAGAGCAGTGCCTCTCCTGCAAG GTGTGGGCATTGCTGCGGTGGTTCTGAACACCATCATCGGGATTTACTACAACACCATCGTTGCGTACAGTCTGTACTACATGATTGCTTCCTTCCAGTTTCCTCTGCCGTGGTCGACTTGCTCCTCCCTGTTTAGCAGTAACTGCAGTGCTCCTGTAG AGGCCAACCAGACTGAGGACCTCAACTCCTCACACATCTCAGATCCATTCCAGACTCTGACTGAGCAGTACTGGGA caacGTGGCGCTGCAGAGGTCCGATTCTCTGGACGACACCGGGCCTGTGGTGTGGCACCTGGctctgtgtctgctgctgtCCACTGTCATCGCTGCGGCGTCGCTCTTCAAAGGCATTAAGTCATCTGGCAAA GTTGTTTATGTCACAACAACGCTGCCGTACGTGGTGGTTCTGATCTTGTTGATCAGGGGGGTAACACTAGAGGGCGCTCAATATGGAATTGACTATTACATAGGATCCAAATCCAACTTGTCCAAACTGGCTGAAGTCGAG GTGTGGAAGGACGCTGCTGCTCAGAccttcttctccctctctgtGGGGATAGGCGGAGCCGTCACTCTGGCCTCCTACAGCAACTTCAACAACAACGTCTTCAGTGATGCTCTGATCGTGTGCTTCGCTAACCATG GCACCAGTGTGTTTGCGGGCTTCGCCATATTCTCTGTTATTGGTCACATGGCTCACGTCTACAACCTCCCGATTGAAGCCGTGGTCTCAGAAG GCTTCGGACTGGCGTTCATCGCCTACCCAGACACTCTTGCTAAGCTCCCTGTGTCCCCCCTGTGGTCCATCCTATTCTTCTTCATGCTCTTCTCGCTCGGAATCGACACTGTGTTCACAGTTTTGG AGGTGGTCATTACCTCGCTGACCGATGCCTTCCCTGAGGTCCTCGCCCCCCGCAGGAGTTTGTTGTGTGTAGGAGTTTGTGTGCTCATCTACCTGCTGGGCCTGCCGTGCGTGACCAGG GCCGGGATTTACTGGGTAACCCTTCTCGACAACATGACTGCCAGCTGGTCTCTGCTGGTGCTGGTCCTCTTGGAGCTCATCGGGATCATCTATGTCTATG gGGTGAATCACGTCATCAAAGACACTGAGATGATGATTGGCAAGAAGAGCTGCTACTTCTGGCTCTTCTGGCGGACGTGTTGGTTCGTCATCACCCCCTGTGTCGTCCTG GTCATCTTCTGCTGGTCCCTGATTTCCTACGAGCCACTCACTTACGGGACAGTGGAGTACCCCGAGTGGGGTCTGGCTCTGGGCTGGTGCATCCTCGCCTTCATCTTGCTCTGGATTCCTCTTGTGGCCTTCATCAAGGTGCAGAGAGCAGAAGGAACCCTCTGGAAG CGCCTGCAGTCGACATGCTCTCCCTCTGAGGACTGGCACCCGTTCCTGGACATCCACAGAGGAGATCGCTACTCGGCTGACCTCTGCCAAAGGGAGGAAAACACTTCCCAATGA
- the LOC128760445 gene encoding sodium- and chloride-dependent neutral and basic amino acid transporter B(0+)-like, which yields MRKYSWSSFKDTIFANPAVVDQDPHVGEGDENQERGNWTNKREYLLSSIGYAVGLGNIWRFPYLAYKNGGGAFLIPYFVMLVVAGIPLFFLESALGQFCSQGPINVWRAAPIMQGAGVSMVMVTLIVSIYYNVIIAYSIYYMFASFQSPLPWASCSNCSVTPAVYCNISGVLVSNLTQENITSRPTILTAPIQSPSEEYWDGVALQRSSSLDETGCVDWHLALCLLLSTVICAAALIKGIKSSGKVVYFTATFPYVVILILLIRGVTLEGARDGIEFYIGSQSNLTKLGDAQVWKDAATQTFYSLSIGWGGVMTLASYNNFHNNVFKDAFVVTLTNAGTSVLAGLAIFSILGHMACIYKMQIEKVVKEGFGLAFIAYPEALSKLPISPLWSVLFFLMLLTVGLDSQFTGIEVINTCMTDAFPKFFSPKSKRAILSIMSSVLVYLLGLPCVTQAGIYWVTLIDQFVASWVLLVLVLLEIMGIIYIYGGNRFIRDVEMMLGQKSVCFWLWWRACWFVISPCLIAVILVWSLLTFTPPSYGSVQYPMWAQALGWCMIVFVLLWIPLFVVLNMLKAKGTVWTRLKSLCLPSEDWHPYLEIHRGEEYSKVACQQRHSDNSDVSQTDLTVMSTRL from the exons ATGAGGAAGTACAGCTGGAGCAGCTTCAAGGATACCATCTTTGCCAACCCTGCTGTCGTCGACCAG GATCCACATGTGGGCGAGGGAGATGAGAACCAGGAACGTGGAAACTGGACCAACAAGCGCGAGTACCTCCTCTCCAGCATCGGCTATGCTGTCGGACTCGGGAATATCTGGAGATTCCCATACCTGGCTTATAAGAACGGAGGAG GTGCCTTTCTCATTCCTTACTTTGTGATGCTGGTTGTTGCTGGAATTCCTCTGTTCTTCCTGGAGAGTGCTTTGGGTCAGTTCTGCAGCCAAGGACCCATTAACGTGTGGCGGGCAGCGCCAATAATGCAGG GTGCTGGCGTGTCCATGGTGATGGTGACTCTCATCGTGTCCATCTACTACAACGTCATCATCGCCTACAGCATCTACTACATGTTCGCTTCCTTCCAGTCTCCTCTGCCCTGGGCCAGCTGCAGCAACTGCAGCGTGACGCCTGCAG TGTACTGTAACATCAGTGGAGTTCTGGTGTCCAACCTGACTCAGGAGAACATCACCTCCCGCCCCACCATCCTCACTGCTCCCATTCAGAGTCCAAGTGAAGAGTACTGGGA TGGGGTGGCGCTGCAGAGGTCCAGCAGTCTGGATGAAACCGGATGTGTTGATTGGCACCTGGCTCTGTGTCTGCTGCTGAGCACGGTGATCTGTGCGGCAGCCCTCATCAAAGGCATCAAGTCTTCAGGGAAA GTTGTTTACTTCACAGCGACGTTTCCTTACGTGGTGATTCTGATCCTGCTGATCCGCGGCGTGACGCTAGAGGGCGCTAGAGACGGAATAGAGTTCTACATTGGCTCTCAGTCCAACTTGACCAAACTTGGTGACGCACAG GTGTGGAAGGACGCTGCCACTCAGACCTTCTACTCTCTGTCTATTGGCTGGGGAGGAGTCATGACTCTGGCGTCCTACAACAACTTCCACAACAACGTCTTCAAAGATGCCTTCGTGGTCACGCTGACCAACGCCG GAACTAGCGTGCTGGCTGGGCTTGCTATCTTCTCCATTCTGGGTCACATGGCTTGCATATACAAAATGCAGATTgagaaggtggtgaaggagggctTTGGCTTGGCCTTCATCGCTTATCCGGAGGCTCTGTCCAAGCTGCCCATCTCCCCCCTGTGGTCcgtgctcttcttcctcatgctGCTCACTGTGGGTCTGGACTCTCAGTTCACAGGAATAG AGGTGATCAACACCTGCATGACTGACGCCTTTCCCAAATTCTTCAGTCCAAAGTCCAAACGGGCCATTTTGAGCATCATGTCCAGCGTGTTGGTGTACCTGCTGGGTCTGCCGTGTGTCACACAG GCCGGGATTTACTGGGTGACCCTCATCGACCAGTTTGTTGCCAGCTGGGTGCTGCTGGTTTTGGTTCTCCTGGAGATCATGGGGATCATCTATATCTACG GAGGGAACCGTTTCATCAGAGACGTGGAGATGATGCTCGGCCAGAAGAGCGTCTGCTTCTGGCTGTGGTGGCGAGCCTGCTGGTTCGTCATCAGCCCCTGCCTCATCGCG GTGATCCTGGTCTGGTCTCTGCTGACCTTCACCCCGCCCTCCTACGGGTCGGTTCAGTACCCTATGTGGGCTCAGGCTCTGGGCTGGTGCATGATCGTGTTCGTCCTCCTCTGGATCCCCCTCTTTGTGGTTCTCAACATGCTGAAGGCGAAGGGAACTGTGTGGACC CGGCTGAAGTCGCTGTGTTTGCCCTCGGAGGACTGGCACCCGTACCTGGAAATCCACCGAGGGGAAGAGTACTCGAAAGTGGCGTGTCAGCAGAGGCACAGCGACAACAGCGACGTGTCACAGACGGACCTGACAGTGATGTCCACCAGGTTATGA
- the LOC128760447 gene encoding sodium- and chloride-dependent neutral and basic amino acid transporter B(0+)-like, with the protein MSKVLLTDSEKESKENVGDENPTRGNWTNKTEYILSIVGYAIGLGNIWRFPYLAYKNGGGAFLIPYFVTLIVCGIPMFFLETALGQFCSQGPINVWRSVPLLQGIGIATVVTNTLKSIYYNVIIAYSLYYMFASFQFPLPWSACFVWADSNCSAPAETNQTQGFNSSQLLTPHQALTEKFWDEEMLQRSSGLDETGPVVWHLALCSLLSVMIAATSLFKGIKSSGKVVYVTTTLPYVVIFILLIRGVTLEGAGHGIDYYIGAKSNLTKLSEIEVWKDAATQTFFSLSIAMGGAVTLASYNNFHNNVFMDALLVCFVNHGTSVFAGFAIFSVIGHMAHIYNLPIETVVTEGFGLAFIAYPDTLAKLPVSPLWSILFFFMAFTLGIDNLFTLLEVIITSLTDGFPDVLRPRRVHLCAGVCVSVYLLGLPCVTRAGIYWVTLLDSMTANWALLVLVILEIIGLVYIYGVNRIIQDIEMMIGKRSFYFWLMWRASWFVITPCVVLVIVFWAFVSYEPLTYGLLEYPEWGLALGWCINAFILIWIPLVAVMRLLAAEGNLWKRLKATCAPADDWQPFLEIHRGERYAAEHCQKTAEETQNDKVD; encoded by the exons ATGTCCAAGGTTCTCCTGACAGACAGCGAGAAG gaGTCAAAAGAAAACGTCGGGGATGAAAACCCCACTCGAGGGAACTGGACAAACAAGACTGAATACATTCTCTCAATAGTGGGTTATGCCATCGGTCTAGGAAACATCTGGAGATTTCCCTATTTGGCATATAAAAATGGTGGAG GTGCGTTCCTGATTCCTTATTTTGTGACGTTGATCGTCTGTGGAATCCCCATGTTCTTCCTGGAAACGGCTCTGGGTCAGTTCTGCAGCCAGGGTCCCATTAACGTGTGGAGAAGCGTCCCTCTTCTGCAAG GCATCGGCATAGCCACGGTGGTGACGAACACCTTGAAGAGCATCTACTACAACGTCATCATTGCCTACAGTCTGTACTACATGTTCGCGTCCTTCCAGTTCCCCCTTCCCTGGTCAGCCTGCTTCGTTTGGGCAGACAGTAACTGCAGTGCACCAGCAG AGACCAACCAGACTCAGGGCTTCAACTCCTCGCAGCTCTTGACTCCACACCAGGCTCTGACAGAGAAGTTCTGGGA TGAGGAGATGCTGCAAAGATCCAGTGGTCTGGATGAAACAGGGCCAGTGGTCTGGCACTTGGCGCTGTGCTCGCTGCTGAGCGTCATGATCGCCGCAACATCGCTCTTCAAAGGTATCAAGTCGTCAGGCAAG GTTGTCTATGTCACGACGACTCTGCCGTACGTGGTGATCTTCATCCTTCTGATCCGCGGAGTGACGCTGGAAGGAGCTGGACATGGGATCGATTATTATATTGGAGCCAAATCTAACTTGACCAAACTTTCTGAAATTGAG GTGTGGAAGGACGCTGCCACTCAgaccttcttctctctgtctatcGCGATGGGAGGAGCCGTGACTCTGGCTTCCTACAACAACTTCCACAATAACGTCTTCATGGATGCTCTGCTGGTGTGCTTTGTCAACCACG gcacCAGTGTGTTCGCCGGCTTCGCCATTTTCTCCGTCATAGGTCACATGGCTCACATCTACAACTTGCCGATCGAAACAGTCGTCACCGAAG GTTTTGGCCTGGCGTTCATCGCCTACCCGGACACCCTGGCCAAGCTACCCGTGTCTCCTCTGTGGTCCATCCTGTTCTTCTTCATGGCCTTCACTCTCGGGATCGACAACTTGTTTACACTTCTGG AGGTGATCATCACCTCCCTGACCGATGGCTTCCCTGACGTCCTCAGACCTAGACGGGTGCATTTATGTGCGGGGGTGTGTGTCAGCGTCTACCTGCTGGGCCTACCGTGTGTGACCAGG GCAGGGATTTACTGGGTGACACTTCTGGACAGCATGACAGCCAACTGGGCACTTCTGGTGCTGGTCATCCTGGAGATTATCGGCCTTGTCTACATTTACG GAGTGAACCGAATCATTCAGGACATTGAGATGATGATCGGGAAAAGGAGCTTTTACTTCTGGCTCATGTGGCGAGCGTCTTGGTTCGTGATCACGCCGTGTGTCGTCCTA GTCATCGTGTTCTGGGCTTTCGTCTCCTACGAGCCGCTGACCTACGGGCTGCTGGAGTACCCGGAGTGGGGACTGGCTCTGGGCTGGTGCATCAATGCCTTCATCCTGATCTGGATCCCATTGGTCGCCGTCATGCGGCTGCTGGCCGCGGAGGGGAACCTCTGGAAG cGTCTGAAGGCGACGTGTGCGCCCGCGGACGACTGGCAGCCCTTCCTGGAGATCCACCGTGGAGAACGCTATGCAGCTGAGCACTGTCAGAAGACAGCAGAAGAAACTCAAAATGATAAAGTGGACTAA